A segment of the Butyrivibrio fibrisolvens genome:
CACCTGTCTGAGCGAAGCGAGTTTGGACCCCAGAATGGGAATCACCAGATATCGTGCCATGAATTATAAAACGATTAACAGCATGACAATGATCTATATACTGCTTGTCCCAGCAAAGCCTTGGGTGATACTGCACCGTTCAAGTGGGAAGTTTGAGTCATTTATTATCAGAGTCTTCCGGCATCTTTAGTCCCATCTGCTCGTACCCTGGTTGTGTTACCACGCGGCCTCTGGGAGTTCTATTGATGAATCCGCATTTAATAAGATAGGGCTCATATACATCTTCTATAGTTCCGGCATCTTCGCCTATAGCAGCTGCCAGAGTGTCAAGACCAACAGGTCCTCCGCCGAACTTCTCTATCATAGTCTTTAAGATCTCGTGGTCTGTGTGGTCAAGTCCCATATCATCTACTTCCAGTAGATTAAGAGCTTCTCTTACTATATCAATTGAAACAATACCATTATTCCTAACCTGAGCATAGTCTCGTACACGTTTAAGTGTGCGGTTTGCAAGTCTGGGTGTTCCACGGCTTCTTCTTGCCATCTCTATGGCGCTTTCTTCGCCAACTTCGATTCCAAGGACTCTTGCAGACTGGATTATGATCTGCGATAACTCTTTTTCATTATAGAATTCCATCCTGTGGATCATGCCGAATCTGTCTCTAAGAGGCGCAGACAGCATACCCGCTCTTGTTGTAGCTCCAACAAGAGTGAACTTTGGAAGATCAAGACGGATAGATCTTGCTGTAGGGCCTTTGCCGATCATGATGTCTATTGCAAAGTCTTCCATAGCTGGATACAGCACTTCTTCTACCTGGCGGGATATTCTGTGGATCTCATCAACGAATAGAATATCACCTTCCTGAAGGCTGTTAAGGATTGCTGCCATCTCTCCCGGCTTTTCAATTGCAGGGCCTGATGTGATCTTGATATTTACTCCCATCTCATGAGCCATGATCTGTGCAAGAGTTGTCTTACCAAGACCCGGAGGTCCGTAAAAAAGGATGTGATCAAGGCTGTCTCCACGCTCCTTGGCAGCTTCTATGTAGATCTTAAGGCTCTTTTTGATCTTCTCCTGACCTATGTATTTATCAAGGCTCTTGGGACGAAGTGAGCTTTCAACGCCTGCATCTTCGCCGGTAAAGCCGGCATCCATCATATTTTTTGAGTTTTTTTCTGTTTGAATGGTTCTTTTGGCCATATCTATCCTCGTGTTTATATTGATTTATTCTAATTTTACTAAAGCTCCCCACTTGGACGAACCAGCATCCCAAAAGTCTTTACAGGGGTAGACAGTATATAAATCTGCATCAGCTGTTTATACTGCATTCTTAAGTTTTAATATAAAGCATTACAATTTTAAAAGAGCTCTTTAAGTGCAAGCTTTAATATAGCCTCGGTATCAAGCTTTTCATCCGAAGCCGAAAGAACTTTTCTAACAGCTTTCATGGCGTCTGTAGCGTTATAGCCAAGGGCAGCGAGAGCTTCCACGGCTTCATCTCTTGAAGATGCATCTTCGCCTGAAGATTTGCCGGTAGATGCACTGCCTGCTGCCTGTCCTATACCTTCTGCACTTGTGATATCTGCATTGGATATCTTGTCACGAAGTTCAAGTACAAGGCGTTCTGCAGTCTTTTTGCCAATGCCGGGGGCTTTGGATATTGTCTTGACATCTCCTGCAAGGATTGCAAATCTAAGATCATCTGTATCAAATACAGAAAGAATCGAAAGTGCACCCTTAGGGCCTATACCACTTACAGTGATGAGCATCCTGAACATGCGGATCTCATCTCTTGTAAGGAAGCCAAAAAGGCTCATCTCATCTTCCTTCACATTCATATATGTGTAGAGCTTAACATTGTCTCCAATCCCCGGCATTCTGTCGC
Coding sequences within it:
- the ruvA gene encoding Holliday junction branch migration protein RuvA translates to MIAYVQGILENLEIDKAVIDVGGIGYEVNISASTCDRMPGIGDNVKLYTYMNVKEDEMSLFGFLTRDEIRMFRMLITVSGIGPKGALSILSVFDTDDLRFAILAGDVKTISKAPGIGKKTAERLVLELRDKISNADITSAEGIGQAAGSASTGKSSGEDASSRDEAVEALAALGYNATDAMKAVRKVLSASDEKLDTEAILKLALKELF
- the ruvB gene encoding Holliday junction branch migration DNA helicase RuvB; protein product: MMDAGFTGEDAGVESSLRPKSLDKYIGQEKIKKSLKIYIEAAKERGDSLDHILFYGPPGLGKTTLAQIMAHEMGVNIKITSGPAIEKPGEMAAILNSLQEGDILFVDEIHRISRQVEEVLYPAMEDFAIDIMIGKGPTARSIRLDLPKFTLVGATTRAGMLSAPLRDRFGMIHRMEFYNEKELSQIIIQSARVLGIEVGEESAIEMARRSRGTPRLANRTLKRVRDYAQVRNNGIVSIDIVREALNLLEVDDMGLDHTDHEILKTMIEKFGGGPVGLDTLAAAIGEDAGTIEDVYEPYLIKCGFINRTPRGRVVTQPGYEQMGLKMPEDSDNK